The region AGCCCTTGGTGAACTCCTGGTGAGCcggttccctttcctccccacAGTGAAGCTCAGCAGCAGGCAGTCAGAGGGACCTGGAACCATTCctcctccactaactttgttctcaCCAGCCTTTTTAATGAAAGCCGGCTGCACTTGTTCCTCTTCAGCATGGTGGTGGTCATCTACACACTTGCCATGGCCGGCAATGCTGCCATGGTCCTCCTGATCTGGGCAGATGCCCggctccacacacccatgtacttccTCCTCAGCCAGCTCTCCTTCTTGGACATCTTTTTCAGCTCAGTCACTGTCCCCAAGATGATAGCAGGCTTCCTCTTTGGATGGATAAGCATCTCCTTTGGGGGCTGTGGAGCACAAATGTTTTTCTTCATGCTCCTGGGGGCTGCAGAGTGCATCCTGCTGGCACTCATGGCCTACGACCGCTACGCGGCCATCTGTAACCCTCTGCGCTACCCGGTGCTCATGAGTCGCCAGACCTGCCTGCTCCTGGTGGCTGCCTCCTGGCTGGGAGGGTCACTCAACGCCTCCATCCAGACTGCACTGACCCTGCAGTTCCCCTACTGTGGCTCACGGAAGATTGCACACTTCTTCTGTGAGGTGCCTTCACTGTTGAGGTTGGCCTGTGCTGACACAGCCGCCTATGAGCGGGTGCTCTTTGTGACGGGTGTGGTGGTCCTCCTGCTGCCCATTGCCTTCATCACCACCTCCTATGCCTTAATCCTCGCAGCTGTGCTCCGGATGCGCTCTGCGGAGGGGCGTAAGAAGGCCCTAGCCACCTGCTCCTCCCACTTGGCAGTCGTCAACCTCTTCTATGGGCCCCTTGTCTACACTTACATGTTACCTGCATCCTACCACTCTCCTGGCCAGGATGATGTAGTATCCGTCTTCTATACCGTCCTCACACCCATGTTGAATCCTGTCATCTACAGCCTCAGGAACAAGGAAGTAACAGGAGCAATGAAGAAGGTCATAGGGAAGTGTGGGGTAGGTAGGACTGTTTAAGACCCAGCAGAGAAGGATCCTCACCTCTAAGATATGCCTGTGGCTCCAGGTGCCCATTCCAGGATTGCCTTCCAGAATGAGCTGTCTCAAATCcacatacagaaaagtgaaagggGCACTCCTCATTCCCTTCCAGCTCCCACACTTCAAAGAGATGCCCAGATGGCTTGTGTCCACTCCCCACTCACCTTCCCCACCTCAACAAACTCCAGGCCAGCTTCTCCATCCATCCCTTGTCTGAAGCAGCAGTCATTCATCTTCTCCATGTCACTGAGTGTCCAAGGGCTTCCCTTCCCTGCAAAGGGCCTTCATTGCTAGCTATTTCTCCAAACATCTCCTTTATTCTTCTCCTCCAGCCACAATAACTCTCTTGCTGTTGCTCAAAATTCCTGAGCACAATCCCACCTAGGGGTCCTTCAATGCAGAGGTCTCAATCCCTGGGCACTTCCCCCTACATGTTTGCATGGTTTTTGCCTTCACTTCATTTAGGAACTGCTCAAATGTGACCTTTTGGGATTCCTTCACTGGTCATCCTGTCCAAAATGTCATTCCCACCCCATCATCTTTTTCTAACTTCATTTGTGTATTCTacgtttctttttcactttaaatgtACGGGAGTACACAGGCTTTGATTCTTAATTCTGATTCCTAGAAGAATGATGGGCACAGGGTCCATCAATAAATACCAGTTGAATCAACAGATAAAGCTAAAGAACATTTTCTTACCTTATCCAATGTTGGCACTGTTGTTAGTTCCTCCTTGAAGATCTTTCTTCTGGCCCACCCCTTCCTATTGAGTGATGAGTGCCTCTGGACCTGGTGCCTACCCCTTCTCAATCCACACTCTCTCTTATCACTCTAATTCATGGCTATGACTTCAGTTACCAACTGACCCCAAACTTGGTCATATATTTATAAGCTAGCCAGATATCTCCTACAAGACTTTTAATACCTAACTCCACATGACACCCCACTGGATGTTTCAAAGGTACCTCAAATTCGTCACACCAAGACACAAAGTCATGATCTCACTTTCATGTCAGGTTGAGTGAATGTCTCACCAACTCAGGAGGTGTGCATTGCCACTCATATTCAGTCTCTCACAAAGTCCTCAAGACCGTCCCTTTGACTGTCAACGCTTACCTTCCCTTAGGGTGCATTCCCTTAGGGCTGCAGCTACCACTACAGTAGTCTAAAGACACAGTGGATGAGTCAGGAATGTCCAAACAGGTCTCCTTGCCCCCATTCTTACCACACTTCATGTACAAAACCACAGGTTTTTTCCTCAACATGTAGCCAATGAGATTTCTGAACACAAATCTAACCCCATGCCACCGACTTCACCCTATAGCCTCCTCTTAAATTGTTTTAGCAATTCCCATTGTTCCTTCACGTGTCATCCTCTGACACATGATAtttttttacatacatatattgtTTGCCACCTGTCTTCTACTCTAAGGTAAGTTCCATGAGGACAAATGTTGTCTTTGCACTTGACACATAGttagcatttattaaatattgaatAATGACTACATGAATGAATTAATGCACTCAGGCAAAACAAatagtctttcccattgcttACAAAGCCCTGAAGAGTCTGGTCTTCTTGGCTTCATCTCATGTTTCTTTCTCCTTAATCCTGCTCCTCTGCCCCTTCTTCCTTCCAGGTCATTTCCAGGGCTGTTCCTTTGCCTGGGATGCTGCTTTCTCCTCTGTGCTTAAAATCCTTCCTTCCTTAGCCCAAGTATCATCTCTTCAAGGAATTCTCCATAACCCCAAACTAAGTCAAGTTCTTTTAGATATGTCCCATATCCTTCCTAGCCTTTAGTTCTTCAATTAAGTCTGTCTTCTCACAGTGGGTGAGAGCAGGGAGTCTCCATGATATCACCACAGTGCCTAACTTTGCACCTGGCACATTATAATGCCTCAATAagtatcaaaaagaaagaaagggagaatagaggcagaaaggagggaaagaagaaggCAGCAGGAAAGCAGGGATGGAAGAAGAGATAGAGACTGATTTGCAGTCTTGTACCTCCAAATTAGACCATACTTTGCACCATAAATCTTTGCTTATATAATGCAACTGCCATAAGAGATGCCACCAATCACTCTATGTATTTTAAGATGTCTCTAAAAGTCTTCAGAGGCCAGAAATCCATCCTGAAAGCCCAATCTACATCCTTTATACCAAACCTGGATAATAAAAATTGAGAACAGGCCAGCCTTTTCTTCCACTTCTGGTCGTATATAGTGAGGATCACATTGTGCTTCCAGAAGCTTCAGGGGCATCTTCAGTAGGAGTTAGCAGTGTAGCAGAAGACATCAAGACCAAAATCAACTACCAGACTGTCCCTTTTGACAGTTGCTTCCCCCACCAGGATCAGACCAGGAACTACTGACAGAACTACCTGACTTCCACTGCTATGAGAAGGCAATGACTGCTAAAGCGAGAGAGAGAAGTGGCATGTGCTAATGGTACCTGCATGTGTAAAAGTCCTTCTACCCCATATCCTGGGTATCAGCCTGCAATGACTGGCAGACAGAAAGAATGTTTCCTGGGAAGATGTGATCTGGCTCCATCCcacttcctctgtcctccatcctTCTCCCAGTGTGGTGAAGGAGAGCCTAAGTACATGGTGACCCCCACCCTAGGATCCTGAATCATGGCTTAACTAATGATAaattactcattagaaaagttggtgggggtgggggggatgagaACATCATTGAGAAGTACGTTTTCACCCAAACACTTTAACCACATTCCCTTCTCAAGAAGAGATTAACTAAGGGGAGAGTGAGTTCTATTCCAAAGGATTATGTGCAGGCCAACATTTTATAATCTCATCCCACCACAGAATTCCAGAACAGGATCCACTTCTTCACCACAATTCCCAACTCTGTACATTATAAGCATGATCTTTAACTCCTTAGCACTTGCCCAAGCAAAGGAGAAAGCCATAATTTGCAGCTATTGATATGTCTGACCTCTCACTCATCAAATAGGTAGGCAAGTTTTGAAAATTGACAAGTGGAAGATAGACCTGTCTACTCATGCCTTCCTGTGCTACAGAGACCAAGCTATATTAAGATATAAAGTTTGACCTTCTTCTTTGCAAACATACCCCAATTTCAACTAAGCAGACACTGCCTAGAATACGTTTCCCGGTTATCAATGCAGCTAGGTATGGTTATGTACCTAAGCTCTGAATGGTGGCCCCTAAGCACAAATGTAGCCATTCAGCAGGGTCCTCAAATGTCAGGGCAGTGTCCCATTCCTCTCCACTCCACTACACTTTCCTTCTGGCTGACATGTAGTCATAACAAATGGAGCTTCAGTGGACATCTTGGAATATGAGGTAGAAACCAGGAAATGAGAATATCAGAACAGCAATAAGGAAGGAAATTGAGTTTCTGAAATCATGGAGTTGATCAACCACTGTGTTTTCTGGCACTTGCAGTGAATCTAATTCTAATTAACAACACTTCACACCACAAAAGTGACAGGAAGAGTTGACCCTTTTCATGGGGTGGCAGGAATGGCTGTACAGCCCCATACTGCCGGAATgccagggaaaaaaaatactttctgaaAACTAGGTAAACACACCAAAATGTACACACCAGAATACAACATGAGGACTGTAAGTAGCTTTGAGAATTTGATCtccacatggaaaaaaaatggcaaactCCAATTAGAACTGGCATTTAAGAAAGTACACATCATAGAATTTCCAATTTATGATGTAGGCTACtagctttttccttttaatagaatatgaaaacatgaaaatggGAAGATTTTAAAACTGACTCAGCAGGAAATATTTGGCAAATGACATGGGAAAGCCTAACTCTGTTAGACATGAGAGATGCCAAGCATCCTTCATCATAAGTCATATACTTAGGaagcagaagaaataagaaacataATCTAGATAGGGATCTTGTTATGTCtgttatgtgtgtgcatgtgtgctcagtcatgtccaactcttggcaaccctatgcactgtagcccaccaggctcctctttccatgggatttcccaggcaagaatactggagtcagttgccatttccttctccaggggatcttcccaaccaagggatcaaacctgtgtctcatgcatctcttgcattggcaggcggattcgttaccactaagtcacctgggaagcctgtagatAGAGGTCTAGATAGATAAAGCTTTTAGATATAGATCTCAGATAGATGATAGGTCATATACTTATATACACATATGATAGATAACAGATAGATGATAAATAGATCACTGACTAGATAggtgatagatagatacatagatagataatcacattttcttcattcactCCTCCAtagatggacatttacattgtttccctatcttggCTATAGTGAATAATGCATcagtgaacatgggagtacaTATACCTCTTCAATAcactaatttcatttcctttgggattaTCCAGAattgtgattgctggatcatatagtagttctatttttagttttttgaggataatgtttgtttATGCAAGTGTAAGTAGTGTTTCCATCTTCTTCATGGCCTTGATATTCCTCTGGAGAGGTGATTTATAGTACTTTTATTATCAGCTTCTTCCTGGGAGTAGTCCCATCCCCAAAGAAAGAATTGATGGCAGCCTCATTCCTCAGAAGTTGTTGCTTTTAGTAAGATAAATGAAGCTCTGAGAAGGCTTCTTTCTTTGAATCTGTTAATGTCAAATATCTTCAGCTTAAAATAATCTTCATATCAACTCAGTTTCTGAGCAGGTCCCCACACTTCACTGCATAAAGGCATAAAGACATAAAGATTCTCCAGTTTCCTACCAGTTGGCATTTTCTCAACCTTAGCAGTCAGTGTAAAGGTCTTGCCCTCAACTGGTAATTCTCACTGGTTTTTCCCCCCAATAGTAGCAGCCCTGAGATTTGGGCTGAAAGCTGGTATCCCATCAAAGGTCTGATGATAACTCCACTTGAGGCATTTCCTCCAAGGATCCTTTCcagcctttcttcctcccttctttatctGGAGAGAAACCTGGGAAACTCTAATCAAAAGGCAGATGGAGGGGCAGGATTTACATACTTTCAGACACTCCACCCCGATCTACCCAAGCCTAGGACATCACCCACACCTCCTCGCAGGGCCTTTTTCAGCTATTCTCTCACAGAGACTCTCGTTCCCTTGGTCACTTTGGCAGTGTGCCTACAGACTACCTCCTTGCCCTCGGGTGCAGGAAAGCACACACCTGGGACAGGGAAGGAGCGATGTAGCCAGCTGTGTCTCTCACTTTCTTGCTCTCAGCTGGGGCATAGACAAGGCAATCTCAGAAAATCTTTGACTGTTCCATCTGTGACCTTCACCACTTCTTTTCACTTCTAAGTCAACTTCCttgtcagttattttattttttaaattttggactATTTATTcaaaagatcatggcacctggtcccatcacttcatggctaatagatggggaaacagtggaaacagcagcagactttattttggggggctccaaaatcaccatagatggtgactgcagccatgaaattaaaatgtgtttgctccttggaagaaaagttatgaccaacctagacagcatgttaaaaagcagaaacattactttgccaacaaaagtccatctagtcaaaactacagtttttccagtagtcatgtaaggatgtgggagttgtactataaagaaagctgagtgccaaagaattgatgcttttgaactctggtgttggagaagactcttgagagtcccttagacagcaaggggagccaaccagtccatcctaaaggaaatcagtcctaaatattcattggaaggactgatgctgaagctgaaactccaacactttggtcacctgatgcaaacagctgactcatttgaaaagaccctgatgctgggaaagattgggggcaggagaagaaggggatgacagaagatgagatggttggatggcatcaccaactcaatggacatgactttgggtaaactccgggaattggtgatggacagggaggcctggcgtgctgcagttcatggggtctcaaagagtcagacacgattgagcgattgagcgactgaactgaactgatacactgcatactaacacaacattgcaaagcaactacactccaataacttttttaaagtacAGTGTAAATATAACTATCAAATCCACTGAGAACTCCCCCAAAATTATGTGACTTCTTTTATTGAGCTACTTGCTTTATTGTGTTGGTCTGGAAACAAGACCTCactatctccaaggtatgcctacATGATACTAATgttaatttcacttatttatttttacttttctttgtaaatttaaaaatacaattatagCTCACTGTATTTTTATTGGACTGCACTGGTCTAGATTATTGACAGTCCAGTGAAATATTTATCTTAGACATTTTGTATTGTCTCCTTCGTAAGGTGCTGTTCTGTCTGTTTGCTTATCACTCTATGTAgtctcattattaaaaaaaaaatttttaaacaaagttaaaagctttttttattaccagagaaaagaaacaagaaagtgtCCAAGTGCCCAGACAGTTACTGATGTTGCTAAATAGTGGTGTGTGTTAAACCTTAAACCTTTTCACAGAAATTCCTCTCTTTCAAGGCACATGGTAGGATTACTCTGCCCCAGTCCCCTGAAGTTAGGCATACCCATTAGAATGTGACCTGGGGGGACATTTAAGAATCAATCcaatgattgatttgtgtatatccTTGCATCCCttgaataaatcccacttgaatatggtgtattatccttttaatatgttgttggattctgtttgctgctattttgttgaggatttttgcatctatgttcatcagtgatattgacttATACTTTTCTTTCACGTGGTATCTTTGTCTGAGCTTGGTATGAGGATAATGGTGGTCTcaaagaatgagtttgggagtgttcttcCCTCTGCAATGCAATTTTTTGGAACAGTGTCAGAAGGATGTGTATTAACTCTTAGCTAAATGTTTGATATAACCCTCCTGTGGAGCCATCTGGtattggacttttgtttgttgggtgtttttaatcacatttcaatttcagtacttgtgattggtctgtacatatattctatttcttcctggttcagtcttgggagattgtacctttctaaaaATGTGTTcacttcttccaggttgtccattttatgggCATATAGTTACTTGTAGTAGTCTCTAATGATCCTTTGCATTTGTGTGGTATAAGATTTGCCACACTGTCTTTCCCCTGCTGTAGTGACTGGGAAGCTCAATTTGAGACAGAGCTTCCTGCCACTCCATGGCAACAAGGagtataatttagaaataaaattatatgttcaTGGTGTTAAGTTACTGAAAATTGTGATGTTTGTTACTACAGCAAGACCTGACCCATTTTGACTGATGCATATTCTATCACTGGTAATTTAGACAGGAAGCCACCCTGATCAGGTATATACACAGTGTGTGTTGCTGTATCTTATAATtgttgaactcaagtctcttacTGGACTCTGAGTTCCTTGAGGATAGAAATAGTATGCACTTAATTTCTTCACACCACCATCAGATCTGACACATAGTTAGAAGTTAGCACATATTTGAAGACTGAATGGAACAAATGAATTAATCGATGAGTCTCATAACAGGTAGCTAAGTCTTTTGGGCAGGGAGATTTCTCAGAGGAAGATAGAATAGAAGGTGTAAAAAGATTGCCAAATTAAGCCTGGAGCTCAAATAAGTATATTAAGCATAAGTTTACTGTAGCATATAACTACAGATATGAGTGttcatttttggttttcattttgttcttctgTTTGCTTGcttgagtgttttgttttgttttgttttgctagcCCTGTTCTAGTGCCTGTATGATTCCAGAATCAGGCGTTGGCAGGTCACCTGACAAGAGTACACTAAAGCAGTGAAGGAATGAGTCACTAAAGAGACAGGAACTAGAATCTAAACTTGATCAGCAATGATAAGATAACTCCGCAGTGGAAGGTGATAGAGAGGTGTGTTTATAGCAGTTGAGGCATTAGTGGAGCTTGAAAAAGCAAATATCAGCTCAAAATCTTCCCA is a window of Muntiacus reevesi chromosome 1, mMunRee1.1, whole genome shotgun sequence DNA encoding:
- the LOC136158007 gene encoding olfactory receptor 2Z1-like, with the translated sequence METADWDNVSEAQQQAVRGTWNHSSSTNFVLTSLFNESRLHLFLFSMVVVIYTLAMAGNAAMVLLIWADARLHTPMYFLLSQLSFLDIFFSSVTVPKMIAGFLFGWISISFGGCGAQMFFFMLLGAAECILLALMAYDRYAAICNPLRYPVLMSRQTCLLLVAASWLGGSLNASIQTALTLQFPYCGSRKIAHFFCEVPSLLRLACADTAAYERVLFVTGVVVLLLPIAFITTSYALILAAVLRMRSAEGRKKALATCSSHLAVVNLFYGPLVYTYMLPASYHSPGQDDVVSVFYTVLTPMLNPVIYSLRNKEVTGAMKKVIGKCGVGQPFLPLLVVYSEDHIVLPEASGASSVGVSSVAEDIKTKINYQTVPFDSCFPHQDQTRNY